TTGTTCAAAGGGGGACCATGCACAAGAAGGTGGTATTGTGTGCACAAAACTAGCAGATAATCATCTACCATGGCATGTAAGTATAAAGATATAACCTggttaaacaaaaacaaattaaaataaaataaatcaataaatgttACTGAATAGGTTGTAATGCTTCATTTAGGTTGTCAATGAGTTGAAGAAACTCCATTTCACCACTTCCATGGGAGAGGATGTGTTCTTTGATGAGAATGGAGATCCAGTAGCGAGGTATGATTTGCTGAACTGGCAGCAAGGCAAAGATGGTAAAACAGTGTTTGTTAAAGTGGGCTTCTATGATGCTTCTTTACAAACACACCTTCAGCTGTCATTTAACAATATCAGTATAGCATGGGCCCCCAGTAAACCCCAGGTACAATAGAATAATGCAATATCAACAGATTATGTACAATAAATACAATGGTATAtggtcaataaataaataaataaataaataaataaatacaagaaACTGTGATTTTCAGGTGCCAGTCTCTGTATGCAGTGAGAGTTGTTTCCCAGGCACCAggaaggctgtgcagaaaggtagACCAATCTGCTGCTATGACTGTATACCATGTGCAGAGGGTGAAATCAGCAATGCAACAGGTATAATGAAGAATGCTTTGTTTAATTAATGCAGAAAAAGAATAATTAAATGGCATACATTTTATAGGGTGGAAAACAGACCTATAAACACAATAGAGTGGTTAACATAATAAATAAGTTTATATTTATTGTCTTTTTCTTTAGATTCTGTTACTTGCATCAAGTGCCCACCTGAACTATGGTCTAATGACAAGAAAGATAACTGTGTCTTAAAGCTGGTGGAATTCCTGTCATTTGAGGAAATAATGGGAATCATTcttgtgttgttttctttgttAGGAGTGTCTTTCACCATCGCCATTGCTGTaattttctttacatacaaggacACACCAATTGTTAAAGCAAATAATTCAGAACTAAGCTTCCTGTTACTCTTTTCCTTGACTCTGTGTTTCCTTTGCTCCCTAACTTTCATTGGACGGCCCTCTGAATGGTCCTGTATGCTGCGCCACACAGTATTTGGTATCACCTTTGTCCTCTGCATATCCTGTGTTCTGGGGAAAACAGTAGTGGTGTTAATGGCCTTCAGGGCAACACTTCCGGGAAGTAATGTAATGAAATGGTTTGGGCCTCTACAGCAAAGACTCAGTGTACTTGCATTCACTCTTATACAGGTCCTTATTTGTGTGATTTGGTTAAAAATTTCCCCTCCTTTCCCCTACAAGAACATGAACTACTACAAGGAAAAGATCATATTAGAATGCAATGTAGGCTCATCTATAGGCTTCTGGGCTGTGCTGGGATATATAGGACTTTTGGCACTTTTATGTTTCATTTTGGCTTTTCTGGCCCGGAAGCTGCCTGACAATTTCAATGAAGCTAAATTCATCACATTCAGCATGCTCATATTCTGTGCAGTTTGGATCACCTTTATTCCTGCTTATGTCAGCTCTCCCGGAAAATTCACTGTAGCTGTTGAGATATTCGCTATTTTAGCCTCCAGTTTTGGTTTACTATTCTGCATATTTCTCCCAAAGTGTTATGTAATTATACTGAAACCAGAGAAGAACAATAAAAAGCAAGTGATAGGAAAAACATCTGTTAAGTGACTTAGCGCTGAACTTATTAAAGCACATGTTTTAGTTTACCTGAAAGTGAATAGATGTACCCTGTCATTAACTCCAACAATAAATAAGCATTTGCATTACTGGCTATTTTTTATAGGCCAACTTTGTGTAAATGACATGAAAAAAAGCATCTTTTCTAAAACAGCTTCCAATTTCTGATAACAATATGcttagaggaatgaaggtgaatgTGTGCTGCTCTTTTATTCGTAAAGGTGATTACTTTGCAAGATATTACCTGATAAATTTGCAAAGAAAAACGAAAAATGCCGTCATCAATGAATATAAAGCACCCTGGCCTAATGAGAGTTTGCTATGAATAAAGTCAATGTCTTTTGGGCAGAAGACATACAAAAGGAACTTTCACATTCAACCTCTGATCTGATGTAAATTCACAAATGAATATTTAACACACAGGTGACTTGTCATTTCAAAAAACAACACAACAAACATGTGAAAACATGTCACATTACAGTTTATTGTACACAGATGAGTTTCCACTCATGTGTGGCAGGTGCTCTTATGGCAGATATGTTGTGAGAGCTGTCCCTCAGGTACAAAGAAGGCTGTTCAGCCTGTCTGCTGTTATGCTTGCATTCCAGCCCCACCAGGACCAATTAtcagggaggggaaaaaaacaaaaaaacaacaacaaaaaacctttCCTGTCTTCACGTACAGCACTTTTtggaaattataaataaataaataaataaataaataagcatcttttggattttcttttcccATTCCATTCACCAGAACTGGATAGGGGATATGGAAAGATTAAAACATGATTTAACTGTACAGCTGATGATTTCATTAAAATGTTATCAAAATAACCAAAATTGCCATACAGAATATTATTTAACAACATAAGTAATATGTTTACTAAAATGGAGATGCCATGTGAATGGGGGTAAAAAACCTGTGGGGAAAATTCAgacatttttaaaattattttttcacattttaggtattattattattattattattattattattatatttgtgCATTTATTATCTACATTGGTTACAAGTTGAGTTTCCTGTAGCTCTTACTGTTCCTAGTTCTGGAGGTCCACTAGCCTGTAGAGTTTCAATATTAAGTTGAAACTTAAAACACATTTGATTTTggtattgttaggactgggactattTTGGCCTCTAAAGGccactgttatgtttatcttgtcatttttgttttggcctctagaggccgccactgtgtttttttgtttgtcttgattgcctgtttcctgccccgccctgttccttaattgttttgtgtataaatacccctctgtctgttcccttgtcacggagtctttatgctatgctgtcttgtgctagtttcctctgtctcacgtatcttgcctgtgcccttgtgtttttgatattttttgctttctttggactttgtaccttttttgatcttctgagcgttcagcattttgcctttccttttgtttttggacatttaacctttggatatttttattttggtttatcttctgagcttttggattttctttttgttttttccattggattgtatatagtgtaaataaactgtttttggtactctactttcgcctcacgcctctgcacttgagtcatccccctggtggcctagtgggggtttgctagattatcacaccagtgacccgggttcgaataccagcaaaaccctaacagaaagactccgtcatgaccgactcagcagaggctgcttcaactgtctacccggccaaccttcagggaattatggcagctttgacacgcttcggagtgaccatggacgctcatggatgaacgctcgcaagccaacgtgaggcccttgctcgccacgaggtactgcttcagcaaattgggaaaaccctggcacagctgactcctctgcccgcatctcctgatctggctcctgctccaccatctgcacccgctccagtgcctcccgccatgct
The genomic region above belongs to Neoarius graeffei isolate fNeoGra1 chromosome 6, fNeoGra1.pri, whole genome shotgun sequence and contains:
- the LOC132888389 gene encoding extracellular calcium-sensing receptor-like is translated as MVFAIEEINNRTDILPGIKLGYKIYDSCGSVEMAIRSSLSLVNGHGENTTLMSCSNPETVQAIIAETSSTPTIAISATLGPLHIPVISHFATCACLSNKKKYPSFFRTIPSDYYQSRALAKLVRHFGWTWVGTLCSDNDYGNNGMNTFISAAKEEGVCVEFSEAFFRTDPREKILRIVEIIKTATSKVIVAFISYSDMEVLLKEIALQNITGFQWIGSESWISDMNIATAEWQPFLKGSMGFAIPKAKINGLGEFLTKLNPTSGIDLYKKLWDTIFECKLPTKDNVEIKDMCKGNEKLSEVQNQYTDVSDLQIANNVYKAVYAVAYALHNSYGCSKGDHAQEGGIVCTKLADNHLPWHVVNELKKLHFTTSMGEDVFFDENGDPVARYDLLNWQQGKDGKTVFVKVGFYDASLQTHLQLSFNNISIAWAPSKPQVPVSVCSESCFPGTRKAVQKGRPICCYDCIPCAEGEISNATDSVTCIKCPPELWSNDKKDNCVLKLVEFLSFEEIMGIILVLFSLLGVSFTIAIAVIFFTYKDTPIVKANNSELSFLLLFSLTLCFLCSLTFIGRPSEWSCMLRHTVFGITFVLCISCVLGKTVVVLMAFRATLPGSNVMKWFGPLQQRLSVLAFTLIQVLICVIWLKISPPFPYKNMNYYKEKIILECNVGSSIGFWAVLGYIGLLALLCFILAFLARKLPDNFNEAKFITFSMLIFCAVWITFIPAYVSSPGKFTVAVEIFAILASSFGLLFCIFLPKCYVIILKPEKNNKKQVIGKTSVK